In one Hypanus sabinus isolate sHypSab1 chromosome 11, sHypSab1.hap1, whole genome shotgun sequence genomic region, the following are encoded:
- the LOC132401732 gene encoding uncharacterized protein LOC132401732 has translation MENCLFSNAVRLLIFLLPSRSALPPLRSHQEMRSHHSMQVGLGVLVSVFFSYCPPGAPALASLFMQTTTIAPLRRRTPLPLAGMAHLAAPASHLYGGTVCSPGKRTALSSFRVHGALSPISALGVNQEGGGRGGERGLSGRRVGEEPLRHVTHTHPGPARPRPSRRPCGPEAGELRERSGVLAGCLGQSGAGWRGCLCCNTP, from the exons ATGGAAAACTGCCTCTTCTCCAATGCTGTGAGATTACTGATCTTCCTGCTACCATCCAGGTCTGCCCTACCACCACTCAGGTCTCACCAG GAAATGAGGAGTCACCATTCAATGCAAGTGGGATTGGGAGTGCTGGTCAGCGTCTTCTTCAGCTACTGCCCGCCCGGCGCACCGGCTCTAGCATCCCTCTTCATGCAGACCACAACCATCGCCCCGCTGCGGCGCCGAACACCACTCCCCCTGGCTGGAATGGCACATCTGGCTGCTCCGGCTTCGCATCTATACGGTGGTACGGTCTGTTCCCCAGGAAAAAGGACGGCTCTCTCCTCCTTCCGGGTCCACGGAGCGCTCAGCCCGATCTCGGCGCTGGGAGTGAATCAGGAaggcggggggaggggaggggaaagaggactgAGTGGGAGACGGGTGGGTGAGGAACCTCTGCGTCATGTGACCCACACTCACCCCGGCCCGGCCCGGCCCCGCCCCTCCCGGCGCCCATGTGGACCGGAGGCGGGGGAGTTGAGAGAAAGGAGCGGAGTGCTTGCTGGGTGTCTGGGGCAATCGGGTGCAGGATGGAGGGGGTGTCTGTGCTGTAACACCCCCTAA